A single region of the Acinetobacter sp. WCHA45 genome encodes:
- a CDS encoding DUF6670 family protein, producing MPILMNNNQLKRLNLNKSEALTFYPPKGLFKIVYQALILPNLPEPFYYLNFISLIGQPRIPICYNPSAISTTAIDTATVLVSSSLSTVGHLKSYSAKEQCQLEQDRYQFLDVDQIQVDFPNYYFKRDDDELGCQLQVNIDSEIENHSALQWGVGDYWYVRCQCEGEITYKKQKYQIEAQGILKHARAMYLPFIAFHFFTYQIIQINPDLQIILSELRNQWNSIIFSRIEIQSNEQQSRLYDDQIIFDVTRVYPKVQTPNGRDMYLPREFIWQYSEKDVVVFQLTAQSRGDYKFGLAAGYVGSFHYQLLWDNESYEGTGYCEYIDCRPLHWQEKNKTEQIIDQITHFQPYLCKK from the coding sequence ATGCCAATATTGATGAATAACAATCAATTAAAGCGGCTGAACCTCAATAAGTCAGAAGCTTTAACATTCTATCCGCCAAAAGGCTTATTTAAAATTGTTTATCAAGCTTTAATTCTGCCGAATTTACCTGAGCCCTTTTATTACTTAAATTTTATTAGTCTAATCGGTCAACCTCGTATTCCCATTTGTTATAATCCAAGTGCAATTTCCACAACTGCGATCGATACAGCTACAGTTTTGGTAAGCAGTAGCTTATCAACAGTTGGACATCTAAAAAGTTATAGTGCAAAAGAACAGTGTCAATTGGAGCAAGACCGTTATCAGTTTTTAGATGTAGATCAAATCCAAGTTGATTTCCCAAATTATTATTTTAAGCGTGATGATGATGAGCTCGGTTGTCAACTCCAAGTGAATATTGACTCTGAAATAGAAAATCATTCAGCTTTACAATGGGGAGTTGGCGATTATTGGTATGTGCGTTGCCAATGTGAAGGGGAAATCACCTATAAAAAACAAAAGTATCAAATTGAAGCACAGGGTATTTTAAAACATGCTAGAGCCATGTATTTGCCTTTTATAGCCTTTCATTTTTTTACTTATCAAATCATTCAGATTAATCCAGATTTGCAAATTATTTTGTCCGAACTCAGAAACCAGTGGAATAGTATTATTTTTTCTCGGATTGAAATTCAGTCGAATGAACAGCAATCTCGACTTTATGATGATCAAATCATTTTTGATGTCACGCGTGTTTATCCAAAAGTTCAGACACCCAATGGTCGTGATATGTATTTGCCTCGAGAATTTATTTGGCAATATTCGGAAAAGGATGTTGTTGTCTTTCAACTAACAGCACAAAGTCGAGGTGATTATAAATTTGGTTTGGCAGCAGGTTATGTGGGCAGCTTTCACTATCAACTCTTATGGGACAATGAGAGTTATGAGGGCACGGGATACTGTGAATATATCGATTGCAGACCTTTACACTGGCAAGAAAAAAATAAAACTGAGCAAATAATCGACCAAATCACACATTTTCAGCCTTATTTGTGTA
- the pssA gene encoding CDP-diacylglycerol--serine O-phosphatidyltransferase: MTNSLKPDADLNEEDHSFDGITFEVEEEEQTHEGQKVKRRGIYLWPNLITTAALLSGFYSIIASMNGNFNQAIYAIFLAALLDGLDGRVARAIGAQSAFGEQYDSLSDLLAFGVAPAILMYSWSLHDLGRIGLACCFIYTACAAFRLARFNVQIGVVDKRYFIGIASPLAAVTVISVVWVGRDFPFVFDLKDIVIQVINSVVMVGVGLLMISNIKYYSFKQMDRKRVPFVVMLPVVLIFAAITYNIPVGILIVSILYILSGFITTLLAKKNDSKITP, encoded by the coding sequence ATGACAAATTCTCTTAAACCTGATGCTGATTTAAATGAAGAAGACCATTCTTTTGATGGCATCACCTTTGAAGTAGAAGAAGAAGAACAAACGCATGAAGGGCAAAAAGTAAAACGCCGTGGTATTTATTTATGGCCTAATCTTATTACTACGGCAGCGTTGCTTTCTGGTTTTTACTCCATTATTGCGAGTATGAATGGCAACTTTAATCAGGCGATTTACGCAATCTTTTTAGCTGCATTGCTTGATGGATTAGATGGTCGAGTTGCACGCGCAATCGGTGCGCAAAGTGCATTTGGTGAGCAGTATGATTCACTTTCTGACTTATTAGCTTTTGGTGTTGCACCAGCGATTCTGATGTATAGCTGGAGTTTACATGATCTTGGACGTATCGGTTTAGCTTGTTGTTTTATTTATACCGCGTGTGCTGCATTTCGTTTAGCACGTTTTAATGTGCAAATTGGTGTGGTGGATAAGCGTTACTTTATTGGAATTGCGAGCCCATTAGCTGCTGTTACTGTGATTTCAGTGGTGTGGGTCGGTCGTGATTTCCCATTTGTTTTTGATTTAAAAGATATTGTGATTCAAGTAATCAACTCTGTTGTGATGGTTGGTGTTGGTTTACTTATGATTTCAAATATCAAATACTATTCATTTAAACAAATGGATCGTAAACGTGTACCTTTTGTTGTGATGTTGCCTGTGGTCTTGATTTTTGCGGCAATCACGTACAACATTCCAGTAGGAATCCTGATTGTATCTATTCTCTATATCCTTTCAGGTTTCATCACGACATTACTAGCCAAAAAGAATGATTCAAAAATAACACCCTAA
- a CDS encoding 23S rRNA (adenine(2030)-N(6))-methyltransferase RlmJ — MNYRHHFHAGNFADVMKHVLLLQLLARLNAKDKPYRYIDNHGGAGKYDLSTSEAQKSGEFLTGIHRLVKLDDSIKRNAPEGIKQYLKIVEDMRACSGKGAYPGSPWFALEGMRDIDKATIFEMQRDVFQQLYFNIRDKRAGLHERDFYEGLMGVIPPKEKRGLVMIDPPYEIERKDFPQLVEILQAAHKKWPTGVFAVWYPIKDRAMIERFEKKMFKTGIRRQLICEICVWPDDTPVGLNGCGLLVINPPWKFSEDADQALQWLFPHLRMSENGGHAAVRWLVGE; from the coding sequence ATGAATTACCGTCACCATTTCCATGCGGGTAACTTTGCCGATGTTATGAAGCATGTACTTTTGCTTCAACTGCTCGCTCGTTTAAATGCTAAAGATAAACCTTATCGATATATCGATAACCATGGTGGTGCAGGTAAATATGATTTATCTACGTCTGAAGCACAAAAATCAGGTGAGTTTTTAACGGGTATCCATCGATTGGTCAAGCTTGATGATTCGATTAAACGTAATGCACCTGAAGGCATAAAACAATATCTTAAAATTGTTGAAGATATGCGTGCATGTTCAGGTAAAGGCGCTTATCCAGGTTCACCTTGGTTTGCGCTTGAGGGCATGCGTGATATTGATAAAGCAACTATATTTGAAATGCAGCGTGATGTGTTTCAACAATTGTATTTTAATATTCGTGATAAACGTGCGGGCTTGCATGAGCGTGATTTTTATGAAGGTCTGATGGGTGTCATTCCACCTAAAGAAAAACGCGGATTGGTCATGATTGACCCACCTTACGAAATTGAGCGTAAAGACTTCCCACAATTGGTTGAAATTCTCCAAGCCGCACATAAAAAATGGCCAACAGGTGTGTTTGCAGTTTGGTATCCAATCAAAGATCGCGCCATGATTGAACGTTTTGAAAAGAAAATGTTCAAAACAGGAATTCGTCGCCAATTAATTTGTGAAATTTGTGTTTGGCCTGATGACACGCCAGTTGGCTTGAATGGATGTGGTTTACTCGTGATTAACCCCCCTTGGAAATTCTCTGAAGATGCAGACCAAGCCTTACAATGGCTATTCCCGCATTTACGTATGAGTGAAAATGGTGGTCATGCCGCTGTGCGTTGGTTGGTGGGTGAATAA
- a CDS encoding 2OG-Fe(II) oxygenase yields MQQTSFTSSWNLNQILDDLNEFGFALIDDVYSAEYVESLVQECSTHLAEFRAAGVQNGVVSHIRSDHILWIDGQLPIAQQHIQALEEFSQALNQAFYLGIKEVEAHFACYNAGEFYALHRDNPQQKNDRMISTVFYLHKDWQEDWGGQLRLQDKNGQWHIIQPLPNRLAIFQSDLLHEVLLSKQQRLSITAWLRSGGSIWNQG; encoded by the coding sequence ATGCAACAAACCTCTTTCACAAGTTCATGGAACTTAAATCAAATTTTAGATGATTTAAATGAATTTGGTTTTGCTCTAATTGATGATGTCTACTCGGCTGAATATGTGGAATCACTAGTACAAGAATGCAGCACCCATCTTGCTGAATTCAGAGCAGCAGGAGTACAAAACGGCGTTGTCAGTCATATCCGTAGTGACCATATTCTATGGATTGATGGTCAGTTACCGATTGCCCAACAGCATATCCAAGCTTTAGAAGAGTTCTCACAAGCGTTAAATCAGGCGTTTTATCTTGGGATTAAAGAAGTAGAAGCACATTTTGCCTGCTATAACGCAGGTGAATTTTATGCTTTACATCGTGATAATCCTCAACAGAAAAATGACCGCATGATTTCAACCGTTTTTTATCTACATAAAGATTGGCAGGAAGATTGGGGCGGTCAATTACGTTTGCAGGATAAAAATGGTCAATGGCATATCATCCAGCCCCTACCCAATCGTCTTGCAATTTTCCAGAGTGATTTATTACACGAAGTTCTATTATCGAAACAACAACGTTTATCCATTACTGCATGGTTACGCAGTGGAGGCTCAATCTGGAATCAGGGCTAA
- a CDS encoding DUF2789 family protein translates to MFEQQPTLELLFEQLGLEADDASIESFVKTHQLSADQKLHEAEFWSVGQRDFLKSHWHKDDEWAIVIDELNQQLHVDSTK, encoded by the coding sequence ATGTTTGAACAACAACCAACACTTGAGCTTTTATTTGAGCAGCTTGGACTGGAGGCAGATGATGCCTCAATTGAAAGTTTTGTAAAAACCCATCAGCTCAGTGCTGACCAGAAATTACATGAAGCTGAGTTTTGGAGCGTAGGTCAGCGAGATTTTCTAAAAAGTCATTGGCACAAAGATGATGAATGGGCCATTGTGATTGATGAACTGAATCAACAGTTGCATGTAGACAGTACCAAATAA
- a CDS encoding malate dehydrogenase, with amino-acid sequence MKQPVRVAVTGAAGQIGYSLLFRIASGEMLGKDQPVILQLLEVPFEKAQQALKGVMMELDDCAFPLLAGMIGTDDPKVAFKDADYALLVGSRPRGPGMERADLLKVNGEIFIGQGQALNEVASRDVKVLVVGNPANTNAYIAMKSAPDLPAKNFTAMLRLDHNRALTQLAQKAGVAVSDIENMTVWGNHSPTMYADYRFAKANGESLKDKINDAAWNKDVFLPTVGKRGAAIIEARGLSSAASAANAAIDHMRDWALGTNGQWVTMGIPSDGSYGIPEGVMFGFPVTTENGEYKIVQGLEIDEFSRERINFTLNELEEERAAIADMLN; translated from the coding sequence ATGAAGCAACCCGTTCGTGTTGCCGTTACAGGCGCTGCAGGTCAAATTGGTTATAGCTTATTATTCCGTATCGCAAGCGGTGAAATGTTAGGTAAAGATCAACCTGTAATTTTACAATTGCTTGAAGTTCCTTTTGAGAAAGCTCAACAAGCGCTTAAAGGCGTAATGATGGAACTTGATGACTGTGCTTTCCCTTTATTGGCAGGCATGATCGGGACTGATGATCCTAAAGTTGCATTTAAAGATGCTGACTATGCTTTATTAGTTGGTTCACGTCCACGTGGTCCAGGTATGGAACGTGCTGACTTATTAAAAGTAAATGGCGAAATCTTTATTGGTCAAGGTCAAGCACTTAACGAAGTTGCTAGCCGTGACGTTAAAGTATTGGTTGTAGGTAACCCTGCAAATACCAATGCATACATCGCAATGAAATCTGCTCCAGATCTTCCAGCGAAAAACTTTACAGCAATGTTACGTCTTGACCACAACCGTGCGTTAACTCAACTTGCTCAAAAAGCGGGTGTTGCAGTTTCTGACATCGAAAATATGACAGTTTGGGGTAACCACTCTCCAACAATGTATGCTGACTACCGTTTTGCTAAAGCAAATGGCGAAAGCTTAAAAGACAAAATCAACGATGCGGCTTGGAACAAAGATGTATTCCTTCCTACAGTTGGTAAACGTGGTGCTGCGATTATCGAAGCGCGTGGTTTGTCTTCAGCTGCTTCAGCTGCGAATGCTGCAATCGATCATATGCGTGATTGGGCATTAGGTACAAATGGTCAATGGGTAACTATGGGTATTCCTTCTGACGGTTCTTATGGTATTCCAGAAGGCGTTATGTTTGGTTTCCCTGTAACAACTGAAAACGGTGAATACAAAATCGTTCAAGGTTTAGAAATCGACGAGTTCAGCCGTGAGCGTATCAACTTCACGTTAAATGAACTTGAAGAAGAACGTGCTGCAATTGCAGACATGTTGAACTAA
- a CDS encoding ribonuclease I, with protein MKFLYLMKFMNLFKGRLVRSLQILICYLVMSLAAPLHAAENPDISGYVMHVQMTPAACSFDSSRQKQRKCLEGYSLTIASLLPEVPLNRDCSTKTSAKLSPLQAKVVARVMPDENARVQLWQNVGGCTSMNASQYFRTIINFAERLKVPADLTSPNTIEVQKENLRQQFMKLNPSLPPTGIRFTCQSSKFDSILTEIRVCYQKNGQYKQCASHIVTGCPNEFTIKGSY; from the coding sequence ATGAAGTTTTTATATTTGATGAAATTTATGAATTTATTCAAGGGACGGTTAGTTCGATCATTGCAGATCTTGATCTGTTACTTGGTCATGTCACTTGCTGCGCCGTTACATGCAGCAGAGAACCCTGATATTTCGGGTTATGTGATGCATGTTCAAATGACTCCTGCAGCTTGTTCCTTTGATTCATCAAGACAAAAACAGCGTAAATGTTTAGAAGGTTATTCTCTTACTATCGCAAGCTTATTGCCAGAAGTTCCTCTAAATCGGGATTGTTCCACTAAAACTTCTGCGAAATTATCTCCCTTACAAGCTAAAGTTGTGGCGCGTGTAATGCCCGATGAAAATGCACGTGTGCAACTCTGGCAAAATGTTGGAGGGTGTACATCGATGAATGCCAGTCAATATTTTAGAACGATTATTAATTTTGCTGAGCGCTTAAAAGTACCTGCTGATTTAACGAGTCCGAATACCATTGAAGTGCAAAAAGAAAACCTTCGACAACAATTTATGAAATTAAACCCATCATTACCTCCTACAGGAATTCGCTTTACCTGTCAGTCTTCAAAATTTGATTCCATTTTGACTGAGATTCGGGTGTGTTATCAAAAAAATGGGCAATATAAACAATGTGCAAGTCATATTGTGACGGGATGTCCAAATGAATTTACAATTAAAGGCAGTTATTAA
- a CDS encoding transglycosylase SLT domain-containing protein, with translation MGGVVICSSVYALDEQFTDALRAASSGNVALLDQYQYEMQNDVLGYYPEYWKLNTNLGLQPASSIIAFAQRYPQSAMAEKLAADYVEEKVKQASFNEAKPVLSYVTNPDQEESCAVAQVRAKTGDSLVFAEYKDIWLTTSTQPESCNGLGRLMLSSPLMTAQDRQQRLWGQLRAGQSGLAIATAQTIGLDLSLAQLNQIQANPLAYLWNAPKASDADYAYLIFALGRVADSDFTNALGNIQRIAQDTPQPVQKYLYRTVGYVGGTTVMKNGFNREVLNAYDQSYGYPFSPEEAEIYARQAIRFGAWESLIRAIDAMSITQKQEDRWQYWLARASEQRSDAASKQAAQQIYRKLAQAGDDYHNLLAKDRLGERYNHQPYNEQPSSQDIQRLNQNIHFKRAFALKNIDAPANYINREWNWAVRQAYLQHDDGLLLAAAKQAHDIGWYDRAIYAADRTTSRHNDTYRYTTPHRSNVTSHSYNAGIDPAWAYGLMRQESRFVTSARSHVGAGGLMQIMPNTAKLVARQMGETYNPAALNEMNINIRYGTYYLSMIQSQLSGNAVLATAGYNAGPNRAKRWQPDFQTMAADQYTETIPLLETRDYVKHVMTNATHYGVVLGLGAQSLEKRMGTIPVRNEP, from the coding sequence ATGGGCGGCGTGGTGATCTGCTCATCTGTATATGCTCTAGACGAACAATTTACTGATGCTCTACGTGCTGCGAGTTCTGGGAATGTTGCATTGCTCGATCAATATCAATATGAAATGCAAAATGATGTATTAGGTTATTACCCTGAGTATTGGAAATTGAATACCAACCTAGGGCTACAACCTGCTTCTTCAATTATCGCTTTTGCGCAACGTTATCCTCAATCAGCGATGGCTGAAAAATTAGCAGCAGATTATGTCGAAGAAAAAGTAAAACAAGCCAGTTTTAATGAAGCAAAACCTGTACTCAGCTATGTCACTAATCCTGACCAAGAAGAGAGTTGTGCGGTTGCACAAGTCCGTGCCAAAACGGGTGATAGTCTAGTTTTTGCTGAATATAAAGATATTTGGTTAACGACAAGTACACAGCCTGAATCGTGTAATGGTTTAGGGCGACTGATGTTATCTAGTCCCTTGATGACTGCTCAAGATCGTCAACAACGACTTTGGGGACAACTGCGAGCAGGTCAATCTGGTTTAGCGATTGCGACCGCCCAAACTATAGGTCTGGATTTGTCCTTGGCTCAGTTGAATCAGATCCAAGCCAATCCATTGGCATATTTATGGAATGCGCCTAAAGCCAGCGATGCTGATTATGCATATTTAATTTTTGCATTGGGACGTGTCGCAGATAGTGATTTCACCAATGCTTTAGGAAATATTCAGCGTATTGCACAAGATACTCCTCAACCTGTACAAAAATATTTATATCGTACGGTAGGTTATGTGGGTGGAACGACGGTAATGAAGAATGGCTTTAACCGAGAAGTCCTCAATGCCTATGATCAAAGTTATGGTTATCCGTTTAGTCCAGAAGAAGCCGAAATTTATGCACGTCAAGCGATTCGTTTTGGTGCTTGGGAAAGTTTAATTCGTGCAATTGATGCCATGTCAATCACGCAGAAACAAGAAGATCGTTGGCAGTACTGGCTTGCTCGTGCTTCTGAACAGCGCTCAGATGCTGCTTCAAAGCAAGCTGCTCAACAGATTTATCGTAAGCTGGCACAAGCTGGGGATGACTACCATAATTTGCTAGCCAAAGATCGTTTAGGCGAACGTTATAATCATCAGCCTTATAACGAGCAACCAAGTTCACAAGATATTCAACGGTTAAACCAAAATATCCACTTTAAACGTGCATTTGCGTTAAAAAATATTGATGCACCAGCAAATTACATTAATCGCGAATGGAATTGGGCAGTCCGCCAAGCGTATTTGCAGCATGATGATGGTTTACTTTTAGCTGCCGCTAAGCAAGCGCATGATATTGGTTGGTATGACCGAGCAATCTATGCCGCAGACCGTACAACCTCACGCCATAATGATACTTATCGCTATACAACACCACACCGTAGTAATGTCACGAGTCACAGTTACAATGCTGGTATTGATCCAGCTTGGGCATATGGTTTAATGCGCCAAGAAAGTCGGTTTGTTACATCCGCACGTTCACATGTGGGTGCAGGTGGTTTAATGCAAATTATGCCGAATACTGCAAAGTTAGTTGCCCGCCAAATGGGTGAAACTTATAACCCAGCGGCTCTAAATGAAATGAATATCAATATTCGTTATGGGACATACTATCTGTCAATGATTCAAAGCCAACTGAGTGGCAATGCTGTATTAGCAACAGCAGGTTACAATGCTGGCCCAAATCGTGCAAAACGATGGCAGCCAGATTTTCAAACCATGGCGGCTGATCAATACACAGAAACGATTCCATTGTTGGAAACACGTGATTACGTCAAACATGTGATGACCAATGCGACGCATTATGGTGTTGTGTTAGGGCTAGGCGCGCAATCCTTAGAAAAAAGGATGGGGACAATACCTGTGCGCAATGAACCTTAA
- the miaB gene encoding tRNA (N6-isopentenyl adenosine(37)-C2)-methylthiotransferase MiaB — protein MTVQTFIPSAVKAASENTVTQPTHTTDVSIKKLYIETQGCQMNEYDSHRMADLLGDSHGYVLTDNPNDADILLMNTCSIREKAQEKVFSGLGRWRKLKEQNPDLVIGVGGCVASQEGDNIQKRAPYVDMVFGPQTLHRLPQMLDQHQAQVEKPKKEKIKLVDISFPDIEKFDFLPEPRVEGFKAFVSIMEGCSKYCSFCVVPYTRGEEVSRPLDDVLAEIAGLAEKGVREISLLGQNVNGYRGETFEGEICTFPELLRLVAEIPGIGRLRYTTSHPLEFSDDLIQCYRDLPQMVSHLHLPVQSGSNDVLQAMKRNHTIDVYIDKIAKLRKVRPDMHLSSDFIIGFPGETDEHFAETLQFIKDLDFDHSYSFVYSKRPGTPASDLPDDTPEQVKKDRLAQVQQVIKQSSIDKTDAMLGKIERVLIEKVSDKDPNVLVGTADNTRLVTFIGDATWVGRFAEIEITEIKTLNLVYGELLNLEPDVA, from the coding sequence ATGACGGTTCAAACATTCATTCCAAGTGCTGTAAAAGCTGCTTCAGAAAACACTGTTACCCAGCCAACGCACACCACTGATGTTTCAATTAAAAAATTATATATTGAAACGCAAGGGTGTCAGATGAATGAGTATGACAGTCATCGTATGGCAGACTTATTGGGTGATTCACATGGTTATGTGCTCACTGACAATCCAAATGATGCAGACATTCTGCTCATGAACACCTGCTCAATTCGCGAAAAAGCACAAGAAAAAGTGTTCAGTGGCTTAGGTCGTTGGCGTAAACTCAAAGAACAGAATCCTGATCTGGTGATTGGTGTCGGTGGCTGTGTTGCCTCTCAGGAAGGTGACAACATTCAAAAACGTGCACCATACGTCGATATGGTATTTGGTCCACAAACCTTGCATCGTTTGCCACAAATGTTGGATCAACATCAAGCTCAAGTTGAAAAGCCAAAGAAAGAAAAAATCAAGTTGGTTGATATTTCTTTCCCAGATATTGAAAAGTTCGACTTTTTGCCTGAGCCACGTGTGGAAGGCTTTAAAGCATTCGTTTCAATCATGGAAGGTTGTTCTAAATACTGTTCATTCTGTGTAGTACCTTATACTCGTGGTGAAGAGGTTTCTCGTCCACTGGATGATGTATTGGCTGAAATCGCGGGCTTAGCTGAAAAAGGCGTGCGTGAGATCAGCTTGCTTGGTCAAAACGTGAATGGCTATCGTGGTGAAACCTTTGAAGGTGAAATTTGCACTTTCCCTGAACTGCTGCGTTTAGTTGCAGAAATTCCAGGTATTGGACGTTTACGCTATACGACTTCTCATCCGCTTGAGTTTTCTGATGATTTAATTCAATGCTATCGTGATTTACCACAAATGGTTTCACATTTACATCTGCCAGTACAAAGTGGTTCCAACGATGTGTTGCAAGCCATGAAACGTAACCACACCATTGATGTCTACATTGATAAAATTGCCAAATTACGTAAAGTTCGCCCAGATATGCATTTATCTAGCGACTTCATTATTGGTTTCCCGGGTGAAACAGATGAACACTTTGCGGAAACATTACAGTTTATTAAAGATTTAGATTTTGATCATTCATATAGTTTTGTCTATTCAAAACGCCCTGGTACGCCTGCATCTGACCTGCCAGATGATACCCCAGAACAGGTGAAAAAAGACCGTTTGGCTCAAGTTCAGCAAGTGATCAAACAATCAAGTATTGATAAAACTGATGCTATGCTGGGTAAAATTGAACGTGTCTTGATTGAAAAAGTATCGGATAAAGATCCAAATGTATTGGTTGGCACAGCAGACAATACTCGTTTGGTTACATTTATCGGTGATGCGACATGGGTTGGACGTTTCGCAGAGATTGAGATCACTGAAATTAAAACTTTAAATTTAGTTTATGGTGAACTCTTGAATCTTGAACCTGACGTGGCGTAA
- a CDS encoding PhoH family protein yields MTSAIKRTVTFPEISMEHLKRMLGAYNGHLKQIEQRLDVKITHRGDAFYLDGDIETVERAEALLQRLYQESEISSQISADVLHLMIQGSQTDRDFMDDSEQEHTGLDSVWLQTRKGRINPRGANQKRYVQRILQSDISFGIGPAGTGKTYLAVAAAVDMLERNEIQRILLVRPAVEAGEKLGFLPGDLTQKIDPYLRPLYDALYEMLGFEKVAKLIERQVIEVAPLAYMRGRTLNHSFVILDEAQNTTPEQMKMFLTRLGFGSRAVITGDVTQVDLPRGQQSGLAQALRVLENVHEIHITRFHSRDVVRHQLVQKIVEAYEGWDSEQQRLSAEARAERKAKQEALIAENDSAADAQHI; encoded by the coding sequence TTGACTTCAGCGATTAAACGTACTGTAACGTTCCCTGAAATTTCCATGGAACATTTAAAACGAATGCTCGGTGCATACAACGGGCATTTAAAGCAAATCGAACAACGTTTAGATGTCAAAATTACTCACCGAGGCGATGCCTTTTATCTAGACGGTGATATAGAAACAGTCGAAAGGGCCGAGGCACTGTTGCAACGGCTCTATCAAGAATCAGAAATTTCCTCACAAATCAGTGCCGATGTTTTACATTTGATGATCCAAGGTTCACAGACAGATCGTGATTTCATGGATGATTCCGAACAAGAACATACAGGCTTAGATAGCGTTTGGTTACAGACCCGCAAAGGGCGAATCAATCCTCGTGGTGCCAATCAAAAGCGTTATGTACAACGTATTTTACAAAGCGATATTTCCTTCGGGATTGGCCCTGCAGGGACTGGTAAAACTTATCTAGCAGTTGCTGCTGCAGTGGATATGTTAGAGCGTAATGAAATCCAACGAATCTTACTGGTTCGTCCTGCGGTTGAAGCTGGCGAGAAACTCGGTTTTCTACCGGGTGATTTGACACAAAAGATCGATCCCTACTTACGCCCACTTTACGATGCTCTCTATGAAATGCTGGGCTTTGAAAAAGTGGCCAAACTGATTGAACGGCAAGTGATTGAGGTTGCTCCGCTTGCCTACATGCGTGGACGCACGCTGAACCATTCATTCGTGATTTTAGATGAAGCACAAAACACCACACCAGAACAGATGAAAATGTTCCTTACCCGTTTAGGGTTTGGTTCGCGTGCTGTGATTACAGGTGACGTGACACAGGTTGACTTACCGCGTGGGCAACAATCGGGCTTAGCACAAGCATTACGTGTACTGGAAAATGTACATGAAATTCATATCACGCGTTTCCATTCCCGTGATGTGGTGCGACATCAATTGGTACAAAAAATTGTTGAGGCCTACGAAGGTTGGGACAGTGAACAGCAACGCCTGTCTGCTGAAGCTCGTGCTGAACGCAAAGCCAAACAAGAAGCATTGATTGCAGAAAATGATTCTGCGGCAGATGCGCAACACATTTAA
- the ybeY gene encoding rRNA maturation RNase YbeY, which produces MKINLSLQQDFQANELPLKRGQIKKQIETTLRHVGLDVDCEIGIACVDLAESHELNLQYREKDKPTNVLSFPSDIPEEMLNLLDAEPLGDLVICIPVVLQEASEQQKTPIDHFTHLLVHGVLHLLGYDHETSEAEAEEMEALEIEILKKLGIANPYQADES; this is translated from the coding sequence TTGAAAATCAATTTAAGTCTTCAACAAGACTTTCAAGCGAATGAATTACCACTAAAACGTGGTCAAATTAAAAAGCAGATTGAAACCACACTCCGTCATGTCGGTCTCGACGTAGACTGCGAAATCGGAATTGCCTGCGTCGACCTCGCAGAAAGCCATGAGCTGAATCTGCAATATCGTGAAAAAGACAAACCGACCAATGTATTGTCTTTTCCAAGCGATATTCCTGAAGAAATGCTCAACTTACTGGATGCTGAACCTTTAGGTGACTTGGTGATTTGTATCCCTGTGGTTTTACAAGAAGCCTCTGAACAGCAAAAAACACCTATTGATCATTTCACCCATTTACTGGTTCATGGCGTTTTACATTTACTTGGCTACGATCACGAAACCAGTGAAGCTGAAGCCGAAGAAATGGAAGCTTTAGAAATTGAGATTCTAAAAAAACTAGGGATCGCCAACCCTTATCAAGCCGATGAAAGCTAA
- a CDS encoding antibiotic biosynthesis monooxygenase family protein: MYIVIFKATIKQLDVTYSEMAQKLRNKALSQFNCVKFEACSENGFEIALSYWHGLEDIKQWQRDAEHLVAQRLGKEKWYQDFSVEICTVERAYSNQNGL, encoded by the coding sequence ATGTATATCGTTATTTTTAAAGCCACGATCAAACAACTTGATGTAACTTACTCTGAAATGGCACAAAAGCTGAGAAATAAAGCCTTGAGTCAATTTAACTGTGTTAAATTTGAAGCGTGTAGTGAAAATGGTTTTGAAATTGCGTTGTCTTACTGGCATGGCCTTGAAGATATCAAGCAGTGGCAACGCGATGCAGAACATTTAGTTGCTCAGCGTTTGGGTAAAGAAAAATGGTATCAGGATTTTAGTGTGGAAATCTGTACAGTTGAACGGGCTTATTCAAATCAAAATGGCTTGTGA